One part of the Candidatus Zixiibacteriota bacterium genome encodes these proteins:
- a CDS encoding cysteine desulfurase family protein, whose product MSEHIYLDHNATTPVDPNVTQAMLPYLGETYGNASSVHTFGRDAKVALETSRETIANFINCDPAELVFTSGGTESDNMAVIGSAYHLRQRKNHLVVGAAEHHAVIEPAEYLHHKEDFELSLLAVNSEGFSSADELRRLVTDKTALVSVMHANNENGAIQDIAGMAEAAHEKSALFHTDAVQSIGKIPVDVRAMGVDLLSLTGHKIYGPKGTGALFIRSGVKIAPLFYGGSHERRRRPGTENVAGAVGLATALDITSRRMANDFKHMTMLSDYFLDKVLSTIPNSSLNGARKNRIPQTMNISFVGLEGEPIILSLDMEGVAVSSGSACTSGATEASHVLTAMGITKAVAHGAVRFSMGRATTQGNLDYVLNILPGIVQRLRELSPSYNHAV is encoded by the coding sequence ATGAGCGAACATATCTATTTAGATCATAACGCCACGACACCTGTCGATCCCAACGTCACACAGGCGATGCTTCCCTATTTGGGCGAAACGTACGGCAACGCCAGTTCGGTGCATACTTTTGGCCGCGACGCCAAAGTTGCGTTAGAGACATCCCGCGAAACAATTGCCAACTTTATTAACTGTGATCCAGCGGAACTGGTCTTTACTTCAGGGGGTACCGAGTCGGATAACATGGCCGTTATCGGTTCAGCCTATCATTTGCGACAGCGTAAAAATCATCTGGTGGTTGGGGCCGCGGAACACCATGCAGTAATAGAGCCAGCCGAATATCTCCATCACAAAGAAGATTTTGAACTCTCGCTCTTGGCGGTAAATAGCGAGGGATTCTCATCAGCAGATGAACTTCGGCGGTTAGTCACTGACAAAACAGCTCTGGTCTCAGTTATGCATGCCAATAATGAAAACGGCGCTATACAGGATATTGCAGGAATGGCCGAAGCCGCCCATGAGAAGAGCGCCCTTTTCCATACTGATGCCGTCCAATCAATAGGAAAAATCCCGGTAGATGTTCGGGCGATGGGGGTCGATTTGCTTTCTCTGACTGGCCACAAGATTTATGGCCCAAAAGGGACAGGCGCGCTCTTTATCCGGTCAGGGGTAAAAATTGCCCCACTCTTTTATGGCGGGTCACATGAGCGCCGTCGTCGGCCGGGAACAGAAAATGTTGCTGGCGCGGTCGGATTGGCAACAGCGCTCGATATTACTTCGCGTCGTATGGCCAATGACTTCAAGCATATGACCATGCTTTCCGATTATTTTCTGGATAAGGTGCTCTCGACCATTCCTAACAGTTCACTTAATGGTGCCCGAAAGAACCGGATACCGCAAACGATGAACATCTCTTTTGTCGGGCTTGAAGGCGAACCAATAATTCTCTCTCTCGATATGGAAGGCGTTGCTGTCTCATCCGGTTCGGCATGTACCTCAGGCGCTACCGAAGCCTCGCATGTTTTGACTGCTATGGGAATCACGAAGGCAGTCGCTCATGGGGCCGTCAGATTTTCAATGGGACGGGCGACGACACAGGGCAATTTGGATTATGTGTTGAATATACTGCCCGGAATAGTTCAGCGTCTTCGTGAGCTATCACCATCGTATAATCATGCCGTTTAA
- the mnmA gene encoding tRNA 2-thiouridine(34) synthase MnmA, producing the protein MNKRVLVGMSGGVDSSVAALLLKQQGYEVIGAHMKLWDYVEVGGDIHKDGRCCTIDSITDCRFVCDKIGAPFYVLNLSRHFKEQVIDNFVSEYKAGRTPNPCVRCNSEVKWDEFLMKAKSLGCDYIATGHYAIVGQNSENRWQLQKGIDSTRDQSYVLWGLKQEALARTLMPLGGMLKSEVRAIARQFDLRTAAKPESREICFVSDNNYRRFLTDFEARRGNAFETGDIVHVDGKTLGRHNGTAFYTIGQRKGLGITHPTPLYVQEIDTVANQVIVGDNDTLYKSETVVDSMNWMAIHPKSEPFEAEVKIRYLAEPARAIITPMSDSQAAISFTDSQRAITPGQSVAFYRGDVLLGGGLIVS; encoded by the coding sequence ATGAATAAGCGCGTATTGGTTGGCATGTCCGGCGGTGTGGATTCTTCGGTCGCCGCTCTGTTGTTGAAACAGCAGGGTTACGAAGTCATCGGGGCGCATATGAAGCTGTGGGATTATGTCGAAGTCGGGGGTGATATCCACAAGGATGGGCGCTGTTGCACGATCGATTCTATTACAGACTGCCGTTTTGTGTGCGATAAAATCGGCGCCCCCTTTTATGTCCTCAATCTCTCCCGGCATTTTAAAGAGCAGGTTATCGATAATTTTGTCTCAGAGTACAAGGCCGGACGCACACCTAATCCATGCGTTCGCTGTAATTCTGAAGTGAAATGGGATGAATTTTTGATGAAAGCAAAATCTCTTGGCTGCGATTACATCGCGACCGGGCATTATGCCATCGTCGGGCAGAATTCGGAAAACCGCTGGCAATTGCAAAAAGGGATTGATTCAACGCGTGACCAGTCCTATGTACTCTGGGGGCTAAAACAAGAGGCGCTTGCTCGGACACTGATGCCGCTGGGTGGGATGCTTAAATCAGAAGTACGCGCTATCGCTCGCCAGTTTGACCTCCGAACAGCAGCAAAGCCTGAATCGCGCGAGATCTGTTTTGTATCTGACAATAACTATCGTCGTTTCCTGACAGATTTTGAGGCACGGCGAGGGAATGCATTTGAGACTGGTGATATTGTCCACGTCGATGGAAAAACTCTCGGGCGTCACAATGGGACGGCTTTCTACACTATCGGTCAGCGCAAGGGGCTCGGCATTACCCATCCGACTCCGCTTTATGTGCAGGAGATTGACACGGTGGCCAACCAAGTGATTGTCGGAGACAACGACACGCTATATAAATCTGAGACGGTTGTAGACAGTATGAATTGGATGGCGATTCATCCCAAAAGCGAACCGTTTGAGGCCGAGGTGAAGATCCGTTATTTGGCTGAGCCCGCTCGGGCCATTATAACCCCAATGTCGGACTCCCAGGCAGCCATTTCCTTTACCGACAGCCAGCGCGCTATCACACCGGGGCAGTCGGTCGCTTTCTATCGGGGGGATGTCCTGCTCGGTGGCGGATTAATCGTCAGCTAA
- a CDS encoding AsmA family protein, giving the protein MKRFLKIAAWTLGIVLGLFVLLIIGIKLFYPMEKAKAFAIEKGIEALGRPITIGEVDLSIWGGLGVNLKEVGIGNPPEISDEQELLTAEAIDVKLQLLPLLTGNFRIDKFIVDRPVIYMVKQADGFTNYSFETADSSLPPEAANLPDEQKAAAAIVSFDELEIKDGLFVFQNDSSNTTLTINGLDLTSSLQTPSQSVYNSSGKFSTDSLSMSGDDGFSLSAVSLNYEAGYDLEARQLLVDRADLVVGGSVMRFTGQINDPAENMKAKGNLIADDISISDMFAILPSKRQAMFEDYNVNGRFSMNLDFTYDSAAVPAVGYSGTVVLNDIAMSKEGISGKLEMQKALLDIKPDNLRFNIEDGRFDGQPLRGYLAVDNFSNPSIAGELAGSLNLAFVQPFLPTKNNHQISGQSHFNIQFSGKLKQVQAIDFSGTLKVENGTYSSEMVPEPIDDLALDIFMDREVLTINALSGNFPSGQFSLTGRVEDFIPYMLADSVQALAISPILDGQFKGEVSMKMAEKYLPPNGKPELDGRLVMDMRVRGPISRPAELRPAGKLSIIDASYNDSLLPEPIKKLNAEMLINYDTITVQRMDVQFTSSDVSFNGRLTKPFPYLLPIQDLNRSQMQKPFFSFTLSSNRFDFDKLFPEAAPGTESNRASAAPDSVSMILLPDIDGQGTFSIDTLIYSKIDFTQITGKVKIYDRKIECYDVNGKAYSGSVAGTTIIDLNDMSAPGYSGEFTASQIEANDFLTRFTKFGGHLFGKVNLQGAYNAKGWEPEQFLNSLTLNGEGDVDNGKLVLSGEILSTFNSLADKLGIAFDKEQALKDLSTLIKVEDGKVQVSNLKTTLGSLGNVSIGGFYGFDGQIGYTGTIDLSREAAESLSSRGGVLGGLASVLKNKETASIRLPLKIGGTLDKPVVAIDYNALTNSLKEGLGAEAGGLLQKLFKK; this is encoded by the coding sequence ATGAAACGATTTCTGAAAATAGCTGCTTGGACACTCGGCATTGTGCTGGGTTTATTTGTGCTCTTAATAATCGGTATAAAGCTATTCTATCCGATGGAGAAAGCGAAGGCTTTCGCCATCGAAAAAGGTATTGAGGCTCTTGGGCGGCCTATTACCATCGGCGAAGTTGACCTCTCTATTTGGGGCGGACTGGGTGTTAATCTTAAAGAGGTTGGCATCGGCAACCCGCCTGAAATAAGCGATGAGCAAGAATTGTTGACTGCTGAAGCTATAGATGTAAAGCTTCAATTATTGCCCCTGTTGACGGGAAACTTTCGCATCGACAAATTTATAGTGGATCGGCCAGTAATTTACATGGTCAAACAGGCCGATGGCTTCACTAATTACTCGTTTGAGACTGCCGATTCTTCGCTGCCGCCGGAAGCCGCCAATCTTCCTGATGAGCAGAAGGCCGCGGCGGCAATCGTGTCATTTGATGAACTCGAAATAAAAGATGGATTGTTTGTTTTTCAGAATGACTCATCGAATACAACACTGACAATCAATGGTCTCGACCTAACCAGTTCTTTACAGACGCCATCGCAGAGTGTCTATAACTCCTCGGGTAAATTTAGCACTGACAGCCTGTCTATGAGCGGCGATGATGGCTTTTCATTGAGCGCAGTAAGTTTGAATTACGAGGCCGGTTATGACCTTGAGGCCCGTCAATTGCTTGTCGACCGCGCAGATCTTGTTGTTGGCGGCTCGGTCATGCGCTTTACCGGACAAATAAATGATCCAGCGGAGAATATGAAGGCCAAGGGAAATCTCATTGCTGACGATATTTCGATTTCGGATATGTTTGCCATTCTTCCGTCGAAACGCCAAGCGATGTTTGAGGACTATAATGTCAATGGCCGATTCTCCATGAATTTGGACTTCACCTACGACAGCGCTGCTGTACCTGCGGTGGGGTACTCAGGAACTGTGGTCCTCAATGATATAGCCATGTCAAAAGAAGGGATATCCGGAAAGCTTGAGATGCAAAAAGCCCTCCTTGATATCAAGCCCGATAATTTACGGTTCAATATTGAGGATGGTCGATTTGATGGTCAGCCGCTTCGCGGTTATCTGGCGGTTGATAATTTCTCGAATCCATCAATTGCCGGAGAACTCGCCGGGTCACTAAATCTTGCCTTTGTGCAGCCATTTTTGCCCACAAAAAACAATCACCAGATAAGCGGTCAATCTCATTTCAATATCCAATTTTCTGGAAAGCTGAAACAAGTCCAGGCAATCGACTTTTCCGGAACGCTTAAAGTTGAGAATGGGACCTACTCGTCAGAGATGGTCCCCGAGCCGATAGATGATTTGGCTCTTGATATATTTATGGACAGAGAAGTGCTGACAATCAACGCATTAAGCGGCAATTTTCCGTCCGGCCAATTCAGTCTCACCGGCCGCGTTGAAGATTTTATTCCTTACATGCTGGCTGACTCGGTACAAGCACTGGCTATTTCTCCTATTCTCGATGGTCAGTTTAAGGGAGAGGTTAGCATGAAGATGGCCGAGAAGTATCTTCCGCCTAACGGAAAGCCTGAACTTGATGGACGGTTGGTAATGGATATGCGTGTGCGTGGCCCTATCTCGAGACCTGCCGAACTACGACCCGCAGGGAAATTATCAATTATCGATGCCTCATACAACGATTCGCTTCTGCCCGAACCGATTAAAAAGCTCAACGCCGAAATGTTGATAAATTATGACACGATTACGGTGCAGAGGATGGATGTTCAGTTTACCTCGAGCGATGTATCATTCAACGGTCGACTGACTAAACCATTCCCGTATCTTTTGCCGATACAGGACTTAAATCGCTCCCAAATGCAAAAGCCGTTCTTCTCTTTCACACTCTCATCCAACCGGTTCGACTTTGATAAGCTCTTTCCTGAGGCTGCCCCCGGAACGGAAAGCAATCGCGCCAGTGCCGCTCCCGATTCTGTTTCAATGATACTTCTGCCTGATATTGATGGACAAGGGACATTTTCGATTGATACGCTTATCTATTCAAAGATTGATTTCACTCAGATAACCGGCAAAGTGAAAATCTATGACAGAAAGATTGAGTGTTACGATGTGAACGGGAAAGCCTACTCTGGTTCAGTCGCTGGAACCACTATCATTGACCTGAACGATATGTCGGCCCCTGGCTATTCGGGTGAATTCACAGCATCGCAAATTGAGGCCAATGATTTTCTGACTCGATTCACAAAATTTGGCGGCCACCTCTTTGGAAAAGTTAATCTTCAAGGCGCATACAATGCAAAAGGCTGGGAGCCTGAGCAATTTCTCAATTCGCTGACATTGAATGGCGAGGGAGATGTTGACAATGGGAAGCTTGTACTTTCGGGAGAGATATTGTCTACATTTAACAGTCTGGCAGACAAGCTTGGAATTGCATTCGACAAAGAGCAGGCCCTCAAAGATCTGTCGACCTTAATCAAGGTAGAAGATGGCAAGGTGCAAGTGAGCAATCTCAAAACCACCCTTGGCAGTCTTGGTAATGTCTCGATTGGCGGATTCTACGGTTTTGACGGTCAAATCGGATATACAGGGACTATTGACCTCAGTCGCGAGGCCGCTGAAAGTCTATCTTCCAGAGGCGGAGTGCTCGGTGGCCTCGCCTCGGTACTTAAAAATAAAGAAACAGCGAGTATCCGGCTGCCCCTAAAAATAGGAGGTACTTTAGACAAACCTGTTGTGGCTATCGATTACAACGCTCTGACAAATTCTCTCAAAGAGGGCCTTGGCGCAGAGGCTGGCGGACTGCTTCAGAAGCTTTTCAAGAAATAG
- a CDS encoding PAS domain-containing protein gives MSKEQTKTPETTAVEPRGVKRCAVCKIDLKGRFVLVNDEAERIIGLTKEELFGRFLSEFLLESDRQIIQQILRQRNHYDSFFETTHVTLIDTKQNPLVAKIFISLNYIAGNPANYQIIFSVDEEELASGRSLHTTIISRSLLHRLARITPSNQWAEVSKLIIEFGSIQTVLVYSLNAKHSLTPIAAVSVIGDSLDSCASRFPTGKLHTFAASSGTSYSCTNDEDVRLSIEREGAAPHEFVTVLKSADMESVLLRIVFEAGTESAEIIELVGLAQAVMRFVGAGGQSQIKTGSNQLAPSLLVITEKLVSDLGGHMEVHQQEGEGILVTYQLPAAADSK, from the coding sequence ATGTCAAAAGAGCAGACAAAAACGCCCGAAACGACTGCCGTGGAACCTCGAGGGGTCAAACGCTGCGCGGTCTGCAAAATCGATCTCAAGGGACGATTTGTTCTGGTCAATGACGAGGCCGAACGGATTATTGGTCTCACAAAAGAGGAACTGTTTGGCAGATTCCTCTCCGAATTTTTGCTTGAATCCGACCGTCAGATAATTCAGCAAATACTCCGACAACGCAACCATTATGACAGCTTTTTTGAGACAACGCACGTAACACTTATTGATACCAAACAAAATCCACTCGTTGCCAAGATTTTCATATCGCTCAATTACATTGCTGGTAATCCCGCGAATTACCAAATAATTTTTAGCGTGGACGAGGAAGAATTGGCATCCGGCCGGTCTCTCCACACGACAATTATCAGCCGCAGCCTGCTTCATAGACTGGCTCGAATAACACCGTCCAATCAGTGGGCAGAAGTCTCGAAACTCATCATCGAATTTGGTTCCATCCAGACCGTACTTGTATACTCTCTCAATGCCAAACACTCCCTCACTCCAATTGCGGCTGTCTCAGTTATTGGTGACAGCCTTGACTCATGCGCGTCCAGATTTCCGACGGGAAAGCTTCATACATTTGCGGCATCGTCTGGGACTTCGTATAGCTGCACGAACGATGAAGATGTCAGACTGTCCATCGAGCGGGAAGGTGCCGCGCCACATGAATTTGTGACGGTTTTAAAGAGCGCAGACATGGAAAGTGTCCTCCTGCGCATTGTCTTTGAGGCCGGAACAGAGTCTGCTGAAATCATTGAACTGGTCGGCCTTGCTCAAGCAGTCATGCGCTTCGTCGGTGCTGGCGGCCAGTCACAAATTAAAACAGGTTCGAATCAGCTGGCTCCATCGCTCCTGGTAATCACTGAAAAACTTGTCAGTGACCTTGGTGGTCATATGGAAGTGCATCAACAAGAGGGCGAAGGCATACTTGTGACATATCAATTGCCTGCGGCCGCAGACAGTAAATAA
- a CDS encoding histidine kinase dimerization/phospho-acceptor domain-containing protein, translating into MRILVLENNRYHSLLMERELSKRYPEWVVSFFTSANAALEELTLAHYDVCVASISLLGNRLDTMVDVVSAYNGSTQSLIFLSTCTEESKRVAHIHNSHSLMKNEFFYLRLPNIIDMILVKLQGEATHNEFAEARVTPGVVVIPVGKNALAHEMNNPLMAILGMAELLASPQYHLSPSVEKKTSSIYHSALRIQSSVERLIVMNEGALQPPTSSTIGPASPLKRTSRLRKSEPLKIIS; encoded by the coding sequence ATGCGCATTTTAGTTCTCGAAAACAACCGCTATCATTCCCTGCTGATGGAGCGCGAACTGAGCAAACGCTATCCTGAGTGGGTTGTCTCGTTTTTTACCTCGGCCAACGCCGCTTTGGAAGAATTGACCCTTGCTCACTACGACGTATGTGTTGCAAGCATTTCTCTTTTAGGCAATAGACTCGATACAATGGTTGATGTGGTATCGGCTTATAATGGATCGACACAATCACTCATTTTTCTATCGACCTGCACAGAAGAAAGTAAGAGAGTCGCACATATTCATAACAGTCATTCCTTGATGAAAAACGAGTTCTTCTACCTTAGACTGCCAAACATTATTGACATGATTCTTGTGAAACTTCAGGGCGAAGCAACACATAATGAATTTGCAGAAGCAAGGGTGACGCCGGGTGTGGTCGTTATCCCGGTCGGCAAGAACGCTCTGGCCCACGAAATGAATAACCCGCTCATGGCAATTCTTGGAATGGCGGAGTTGCTTGCTTCACCTCAATACCACCTTTCACCATCGGTAGAGAAGAAAACATCTTCCATCTATCACTCCGCACTGCGTATCCAATCATCGGTGGAACGACTTATCGTTATGAACGAGGGCGCTTTACAGCCCCCTACGTCATCGACCATTGGACCCGCATCGCCTTTGAAAAGAACCTCTCGTCTCCGGAAATCAGAGCCCCTCAAGATTATAAGTTGA
- a CDS encoding YicC/YloC family endoribonuclease translates to MYSMTGFGRAELKSRKEKFLVEISTVNNRFLEFSLRLPRHLSPLEAKVRQLLNEHLERGKVHYYLSLEDADDAPKKYQLNTTAATAYAKQIRQLQKELKLTGELTVSDLLVFPQVVQADTEDVDLDVVWTSLKKVTESAITELNSMRKSEGLAMAADMKKRLDLMAKLVDTIEKTAESAVPNYAEKLRLRIKELLEVPLRESSRLEEEIAMFADRTDITEECVRFRSHVDQYRQALKDKEAVGRRLNFILQEMNREANTMGSKSAEFGVSTLVISLKEELEKIRELVQNVE, encoded by the coding sequence ATGTATTCGATGACCGGGTTCGGGCGTGCCGAACTAAAAAGCCGCAAAGAAAAGTTTCTGGTTGAGATATCAACCGTGAATAATCGTTTTTTGGAGTTCTCACTCCGCCTCCCGCGCCACCTTTCACCACTTGAAGCAAAAGTACGGCAGTTACTTAACGAACACCTCGAGCGCGGTAAAGTGCATTATTATCTATCCCTTGAGGATGCCGATGACGCACCAAAGAAATATCAGTTAAACACAACTGCCGCAACCGCCTATGCCAAGCAGATTCGACAATTGCAGAAAGAGCTCAAACTTACAGGCGAGTTGACTGTGTCTGACCTCCTTGTTTTCCCCCAAGTCGTTCAGGCTGACACTGAAGATGTGGATTTGGATGTCGTGTGGACTTCGCTTAAAAAAGTGACTGAGTCCGCGATCACTGAGTTAAACTCGATGCGGAAAAGCGAAGGACTGGCGATGGCCGCCGATATGAAAAAGCGGCTTGACCTTATGGCTAAATTGGTTGATACAATTGAAAAGACTGCTGAGAGTGCGGTTCCGAACTATGCGGAGAAACTGCGCCTGCGAATAAAAGAGCTCCTTGAAGTGCCGCTTCGTGAGTCAAGTAGGCTGGAAGAAGAGATTGCAATGTTTGCTGATCGCACCGATATCACAGAAGAATGCGTGCGCTTCCGCTCGCATGTAGACCAGTACCGCCAAGCGTTAAAAGATAAGGAAGCCGTGGGGCGGCGCCTCAATTTCATTTTACAGGAAATGAACCGCGAGGCAAACACCATGGGTTCCAAATCGGCTGAGTTTGGCGTCTCAACTTTGGTTATATCGCTAAAAGAAGAACTCGAGAAAATTCGTGAGCTTGTTCAGAATGTCGAGTAG
- the gmk gene encoding guanylate kinase, whose translation MSSKKLGRLVILSSPSGGGKTSICRKLLTSTRKRSGWTFSVSYTTRARRKGEREGREYYFIDDAKFQELVSRDFFAEHFKVHLYNYGTPRHPIDSARRSGGVMLLDVDVQGAARLKQAYPDAIAIFILPPSAVALKKRLHRRGTETKEQLALRFRNATKEMQSFRDYGFDYAVINDDLKTAVQKVLAVIEAHPCRIERLDEEQLAKLAR comes from the coding sequence TTGAGCAGCAAAAAACTGGGTCGTCTTGTGATTCTGTCATCTCCGTCCGGGGGCGGAAAGACGTCGATCTGCCGTAAACTCCTGACTTCGACCCGAAAGAGATCAGGCTGGACGTTTTCAGTATCGTATACCACCCGTGCGCGTCGCAAGGGAGAGCGTGAGGGCCGAGAGTATTATTTCATCGATGATGCTAAATTTCAGGAATTGGTAAGCAGAGACTTCTTCGCGGAACATTTTAAGGTGCACTTGTATAACTACGGAACCCCACGCCATCCGATTGACAGTGCTCGACGCTCAGGCGGAGTGATGTTGCTTGATGTTGACGTCCAAGGGGCGGCCCGTCTGAAACAGGCCTATCCTGATGCGATTGCGATTTTCATTTTACCCCCTTCGGCGGTTGCGCTGAAGAAAAGACTTCACCGGCGAGGAACCGAAACGAAGGAACAGCTCGCTTTGAGATTTCGGAACGCAACTAAAGAAATGCAGTCATTTCGTGATTATGGATTTGATTATGCGGTAATAAATGACGACCTTAAAACCGCTGTCCAAAAAGTACTTGCCGTAATCGAGGCGCACCCCTGCCGGATTGAACGGCTTGACGAGGAACAATTAGCTAAACTCGCTCGTTAG
- the topA gene encoding type I DNA topoisomerase, with protein MAKNLVIVESPAKSKTLAKFLSKDFEILSSVGHVVDLPKSKIGVDVKNNFEPQYEIIKGKEKIIAELRKAAKSATTVYLAPDPDREGEAIAWHLANSLKGKGVKASFLRVTFNEITKSAVTEAIKNPRDIDINLVNAQQARRVLDRLVGYSVSPFLWKTVARNLSAGRVQSVALRLICEREEEIKAFIQEEYWKISVQLATGKKQKFTAQLFKIDGKTVVGAGEAGPKKIVITTQAEADKIVAELKGQKYTVSDITKSERVRRPLPPFITSTLQQEAAKVYGFSPKQTMSVAQGLYEGIEIGQDGPTGLITYMRTDSTRVSDEALKNVRAMIGKEFGKEYLPEKAIQYSSKKNAQDAHEAVRPTYLDLSPEKVKKHLSPQQLKLYTLIWNRFIASQMNPAIFDVETVDITAGNYLFRASAQKIRFDGFLRIYHEGREADESVDEDDSQKLPDLKVDELLTLLKLDPVQSFTKPPARYSEAMLVKRMESDGIGRPSTYASIISTLKDRKYAELEQKRLRPTDLGTTVNKILVENFPDLFNVAFTASMEKELDLVEEGTDDWVKVLKDFYKPFIKTLNGLKGKEKDIKASMTEVTDIPCDKCAQPMIIKMGRNGRFLACSGYPECKSTKPLPEDEAKTHSDEKCEKCGSAMVIKTGRFGRFLACSGYPECKSTKPVTLGISCPKPGCGGKILEKQTKTKRLFYGCTSYPKCDFASWDKPINQPCPVCKHVYVLQKISKAKGDYFRCPECRHEMSEDTPVVKTVA; from the coding sequence ATGGCTAAAAACTTAGTAATAGTTGAATCTCCCGCCAAATCCAAGACCCTTGCGAAATTTCTGAGCAAGGATTTTGAGATTCTTTCAAGCGTGGGACATGTCGTCGATTTGCCAAAATCGAAAATTGGCGTCGATGTCAAAAATAACTTTGAACCTCAATATGAGATAATCAAAGGAAAAGAAAAGATCATCGCCGAACTCAGGAAGGCCGCCAAGTCCGCGACAACTGTCTATCTTGCCCCTGATCCTGACCGCGAAGGAGAGGCTATTGCATGGCATTTGGCCAATAGCCTTAAAGGAAAGGGAGTCAAGGCATCGTTTCTTCGTGTGACATTTAATGAAATCACAAAATCAGCCGTGACTGAGGCAATCAAGAATCCTCGAGATATCGATATCAATTTGGTCAATGCCCAGCAAGCCCGCAGAGTTCTCGACCGGCTCGTCGGCTATTCTGTTTCCCCATTCCTCTGGAAAACAGTCGCGCGAAATCTATCGGCTGGCAGAGTGCAGTCGGTAGCGCTTCGACTTATATGTGAACGTGAAGAAGAGATTAAAGCATTCATCCAGGAAGAATACTGGAAGATTTCCGTGCAGCTTGCAACTGGTAAAAAGCAAAAATTCACCGCGCAACTGTTCAAAATTGACGGCAAAACTGTCGTAGGAGCAGGCGAAGCCGGACCCAAGAAAATTGTCATTACCACACAGGCGGAAGCCGATAAGATTGTCGCCGAGCTTAAAGGACAAAAATATACTGTCTCTGACATCACCAAGAGCGAGCGCGTCCGCCGTCCGCTGCCTCCTTTTATTACTTCCACACTTCAGCAGGAGGCCGCAAAAGTATATGGCTTTTCACCAAAGCAGACAATGAGTGTCGCGCAGGGGCTTTACGAAGGAATCGAAATTGGCCAAGACGGCCCGACGGGTTTAATCACCTACATGCGTACCGATTCTACACGCGTCTCCGATGAAGCGCTCAAAAATGTACGGGCCATGATTGGCAAAGAGTTCGGCAAGGAATATCTGCCAGAGAAAGCAATCCAGTACAGCAGTAAGAAGAATGCTCAGGATGCTCACGAAGCCGTTCGTCCGACCTATCTGGATTTGAGCCCTGAGAAAGTGAAGAAGCATCTTTCTCCCCAGCAATTAAAGCTCTATACATTAATTTGGAATCGTTTCATCGCATCGCAGATGAATCCGGCGATCTTTGACGTCGAAACTGTCGATATCACCGCTGGCAATTATCTTTTCCGCGCCTCGGCACAGAAAATCCGCTTTGATGGTTTCCTTCGTATTTATCATGAGGGACGCGAGGCCGATGAGAGTGTCGACGAGGATGATAGCCAGAAACTACCCGACTTGAAGGTTGATGAGCTATTGACCCTTTTGAAGCTTGATCCGGTGCAGTCCTTCACAAAACCGCCAGCTCGCTATTCCGAGGCCATGCTTGTAAAACGGATGGAATCCGATGGTATCGGGCGACCGTCGACTTACGCAAGTATTATCTCGACGCTCAAAGATAGAAAATACGCCGAACTTGAGCAGAAAAGGCTCCGTCCGACAGATCTCGGCACGACTGTCAATAAGATTTTGGTTGAGAATTTCCCTGATCTGTTCAATGTTGCATTTACTGCAAGCATGGAAAAAGAGCTCGATTTGGTCGAAGAAGGAACAGATGATTGGGTGAAAGTTCTGAAAGACTTTTATAAGCCATTCATCAAAACCCTCAATGGGCTCAAGGGTAAGGAAAAAGATATAAAAGCGTCAATGACGGAAGTCACTGACATACCGTGCGATAAATGCGCCCAGCCGATGATTATCAAAATGGGACGCAATGGACGCTTTTTGGCCTGTTCCGGTTATCCGGAATGCAAGTCCACAAAGCCGCTTCCTGAAGATGAAGCAAAAACGCACAGTGATGAAAAATGCGAAAAATGCGGCTCTGCGATGGTTATTAAAACTGGACGGTTTGGACGTTTCCTTGCCTGTTCCGGCTATCCGGAATGTAAATCAACCAAACCGGTCACTCTTGGTATCAGTTGCCCGAAGCCTGGCTGTGGCGGTAAGATTCTTGAAAAGCAGACAAAAACCAAACGGCTTTTCTATGGTTGCACAAGTTATCCTAAATGCGATTTCGCTTCATGGGATAAACCAATAAATCAACCCTGCCCGGTCTGCAAACATGTCTATGTGCTTCAGAAAATATCTAAAGCCAAGGGCGATTATTTCCGCTGCCCTGAATGCAGACATGAGATGTCTGAGGACACACCAGTCGTGAAGACCGTCGCATAA